Proteins from one Puntigrus tetrazona isolate hp1 chromosome 10, ASM1883169v1, whole genome shotgun sequence genomic window:
- the vldlr gene encoding very low-density lipoprotein receptor isoform X1 yields the protein MVTSILWLLILPVCLQLCGFSRASRTECEQSQFQCGNGRCIPSVWQCDGDLDCSDGSDETSCVRKTCAEVDYVCRSGQCIPKRWQCDGEPDCEDGSDESIEMCHTRTCRVNEFSCGVGSTQCIPVFWKCDGEKDCDNGEDEINCGNITCAPLEFTCASGRCVSRNFVCNGEDDCGDGSDEQDCAPASCGPSEVPCGNNTCIPRSWLCDDDVDCQDQSDESPERCGRNPTPPAKCSPSEMQCSSGECIHRKWRCDGDPDCKDGSDEKNCSARTCRPDQFKCDDGSCIHGSRRCNSFRDCADGTDEVNCKNLTQCNGPDQFKCRSGECIEMSKVCNKARDCPDWSDEPIKECNMNECLLNNGGCSHICRDLTIGYECDCTPGLQLIDRKTCGDVNECLNPGICSQICINLKGGYKCECHNGYQMDPTTGVCKAVGKEPCLIFTNRRDIRKLGLERREYTQIVEQLRNTVAVDADFVQQTIFWADLGQKAIFSTVLDKQEASHMKVIDNVQMPVGIAVDWIYKNIYWSDLGSKNIAVANFNGTRRKVLFNSGLKEPASIAVDPLSGFLYWSDWGEPAKIEKSGMNGIDRQVLVETDIQWPNGITLDLIKGRLYWVDSKLHMLCSVDLNGDNRRKVLQSPDYLAHPFALTVFEDRVFWTDGENKAIYGANKFTGSDVTLLASNLNEAQDIIVYHELIQLSGTNWCNEKVENGGCSFMCLPAPQVNKHSPKFTCVCPQGQTLASDGLRCRPEASTAAPRDVGRVTSHPSHPKASAIPKVSSEPVRAEGNISTSIHEVNSSAKGSAAAWAILPVLLLAMAAAGGYLMWRNWQIKNKKSMNFDNPVYLKTTEEDLNIDISRHSASVGHTYPAISMVNTEDDLS from the exons ATGGTCACGTCTATTCTGTGGCTCCTCATTCTGCCGGtgtgtcttcagctgtgtggaTTTTCGCGCG CTTCCCGAACAGAATGTGAGCAGTCCCAGTTCCAGTGTGGGAACGGCCGGTGCATCCCGTCTGTGTGGCAGTGCGACGGAGACCTGGACTGCTCGGACGGGAGCGACGAGACGTCCTGCG TGAGGAAGACCTGCGCCGAGGTGGACTACGTCTGCCGCAGTGGACAGTGTATTCCCAAGAGATGGCAGTGCGACGGAGAACCAGACTGCGAGGACGGCTCAGACGAGAGCATCGAAATGTGCC ACACGAGGACCTGCCGAGTGAACGAGTTCAGCTGTGGCGTCGGCTCCACACAGTGCATTCCCGTCTTCTGGAAGTGTGACGGTGAGAAGGACTGCGACAACGGAGAGGACGAGATTAACTGTG GTAACATTACATGCGCTCCTCTGGAGTTCACCTGTGCCAGCGGCCGCTGCGTTTCTCGTAATTTCGTCTGTAACGGCGAGGACGACTGCGGGGACGGCAGCGACGAACAGGACTGCGCTCCTGCTTCCTGCGGCCCGAGTGAAGTCCCTTGTGGAAATAATACCTGCATTCCTAGAAGCTGGCTGTGCGATGACGATGTGGACTGCCAGGACCAATCGGACGAGTCGCCAGAGCGCTGCGGGCGCAACCCCACCCCGCCAGCGAAGTGCTCTCCCAGCGAGATGCAGTGCAGTTCTGGGGAATGCATACACAGGAAGTGGCGCTGTGACGGGGATCCAGACTGCAAGGACGGCAGCGACGAGAAAAACTGCT CTGCCCGTACCTGCAGGCCCGACCAGTTCAAGTGTGATGACGGCAGCTGTATCCATGGCAGCCGACGGTGCAATAGCTTCCGAGATTGTGCAGACGGCACAGATGAAGTCAACTGCAAAAACT TAACTCAGTGTAACGGCCCTGACCAGTTCAAGTGCCGGAGTGGAGAGTGTATTGAGATGAGTAAGGTGTGTAATAAAGCCCGTGACTGTCCTGACTGGAGTGATGAACCCATCAAAGAGTGCA ATATGAATGAATGCCTGCTCAATAACGGAGGCTGCTCGCACATCTGCCGCGACCTAACGATTGGCTACGAGTGCGACTGCACGCCAGGACTCCAGCTCATCGATCGCAAGACCTGCGGTG ATGTCAATGAGTGCCTCAACCCTGGTATATGCAGTCAAATATGTATAAATCTTAAAGGAGGATACAAATGTGAGTGTCACAATGGCTACCAGATGGACCCCACGACTGGAGTTTGCAAGGCTGTAG GTAAAGAGCCCTGTCTTATTTTCACCAATCGAAGAGACATCCGTAAACTAGGACTGGAGCGGAGAGAATATACTCAGATTGTGGAGCAGCTGCGGAACACAGTAGCTGTAGATGCTGACTTCGTTCAGCAAACAATATTCTGGGCTGACCTGGGCCAGAAGGCAATTTTTAG cACAGTGTTAGATAAGCAAGAGGCAAGCCATATGAAAGTGATTGACAACGTTCAGATGCCTGTTGGGATTGCAGTGGACTGGATTTACAAAAACATCTACTGGTCAGACCTAGGCAGTAAGAATATAGCAGTGGCCAATTTTAATGGGACTAGGAGGAAGGTACTGTTTAACAGCGGCCTGAAGGAACCAGCCTCTATTGCTGTAGATCCTCTATCAgg GTTCCTGTATTGGTCGGACTGGGGTGAGCCTGCTAAGATTGAGAAGTCTGGTATGAATGGGATTGACAGACAGGTCCTAGTAGAGACAGACATTCAGTGGCCCAATGGAATCACTCTCG ATCTGATCAAGGGCCGACTCTACTGGGTGGATTCAAAGCTGCACATGCTTTGTAGTGTAGACTTGAATGGAGACAACCGCCGGAAGGTGCTGCAGTCACCAGACTACCTTGCCCACCCTTTCGCCCTTACTGTTTTTGAG GATCGAGTGTTCTGGACAGATGGTGAGAATAAGGCAATCTACGGTGCAAACAAGTTCACAGGATCTGATGTAACTCTGCTTGCCAGCAACCTCAATGAAGCCCAAGACATCATTGTGTACCATGAGCTAATTCAGCTGTCTG GGACCAACTGGTGTAACGAGAAGGTGGAGAATGGAGGCTGTTCCTTCATGTGTCTGCCAGCTCCACAAGTTAACAAACATTCCCCTAAATTCACCTGCGTGTGTCCTCAAGGTCAAACACTCGCCTCAGATGGCCTGCGCTGCAGACCAG AGGCATCTACTGCCGCCCCTCGAGATGTGGGGAGGGTGACCTCTCACCCCAGTCACCCTAAAG cttcCGCAATACCGAAGGTTTCCTCTGAACCAGTTCGGGCTG aaggAAACATAAGCACGTCCATACATGAAGTAAATTCATCAGCTAAAGGATCTGCTGCAGCCTGGGCTATTCTACCTGTGT TGCTATTAGCCATGGCTGCAGCCGGTGGTTACTTAATGTGGCGCAACTGGCAGATCAAAAATAAGAAGAGCATGAACTTCGATAATCCAGTATATTTGAAGACCACAGAGGAAGACCTCAATATCGATATCAGCAGACACAGCGCTTCTGTAGGCCACACGTACCCTGCT ATTTCGATGGTAAACACAGAAGATGACTTGTCATAA
- the vldlr gene encoding very low-density lipoprotein receptor isoform X2, with protein sequence MVTSILWLLILPVCLQLCGFSRASRTECEQSQFQCGNGRCIPSVWQCDGDLDCSDGSDETSCVRKTCAEVDYVCRSGQCIPKRWQCDGEPDCEDGSDESIEMCHTRTCRVNEFSCGVGSTQCIPVFWKCDGEKDCDNGEDEINCGNITCAPLEFTCASGRCVSRNFVCNGEDDCGDGSDEQDCAPASCGPSEVPCGNNTCIPRSWLCDDDVDCQDQSDESPERCGRNPTPPAKCSPSEMQCSSGECIHRKWRCDGDPDCKDGSDEKNCSARTCRPDQFKCDDGSCIHGSRRCNSFRDCADGTDEVNCKNLTQCNGPDQFKCRSGECIEMSKVCNKARDCPDWSDEPIKECNMNECLLNNGGCSHICRDLTIGYECDCTPGLQLIDRKTCGDVNECLNPGICSQICINLKGGYKCECHNGYQMDPTTGVCKAVGKEPCLIFTNRRDIRKLGLERREYTQIVEQLRNTVAVDADFVQQTIFWADLGQKAIFSTVLDKQEASHMKVIDNVQMPVGIAVDWIYKNIYWSDLGSKNIAVANFNGTRRKVLFNSGLKEPASIAVDPLSGFLYWSDWGEPAKIEKSGMNGIDRQVLVETDIQWPNGITLDLIKGRLYWVDSKLHMLCSVDLNGDNRRKVLQSPDYLAHPFALTVFEDRVFWTDGENKAIYGANKFTGSDVTLLASNLNEAQDIIVYHELIQLSGTNWCNEKVENGGCSFMCLPAPQVNKHSPKFTCVCPQGQTLASDGLRCRPEASTAAPRDVGRVTSHPSHPKEGNISTSIHEVNSSAKGSAAAWAILPVLLLAMAAAGGYLMWRNWQIKNKKSMNFDNPVYLKTTEEDLNIDISRHSASVGHTYPAISMVNTEDDLS encoded by the exons ATGGTCACGTCTATTCTGTGGCTCCTCATTCTGCCGGtgtgtcttcagctgtgtggaTTTTCGCGCG CTTCCCGAACAGAATGTGAGCAGTCCCAGTTCCAGTGTGGGAACGGCCGGTGCATCCCGTCTGTGTGGCAGTGCGACGGAGACCTGGACTGCTCGGACGGGAGCGACGAGACGTCCTGCG TGAGGAAGACCTGCGCCGAGGTGGACTACGTCTGCCGCAGTGGACAGTGTATTCCCAAGAGATGGCAGTGCGACGGAGAACCAGACTGCGAGGACGGCTCAGACGAGAGCATCGAAATGTGCC ACACGAGGACCTGCCGAGTGAACGAGTTCAGCTGTGGCGTCGGCTCCACACAGTGCATTCCCGTCTTCTGGAAGTGTGACGGTGAGAAGGACTGCGACAACGGAGAGGACGAGATTAACTGTG GTAACATTACATGCGCTCCTCTGGAGTTCACCTGTGCCAGCGGCCGCTGCGTTTCTCGTAATTTCGTCTGTAACGGCGAGGACGACTGCGGGGACGGCAGCGACGAACAGGACTGCGCTCCTGCTTCCTGCGGCCCGAGTGAAGTCCCTTGTGGAAATAATACCTGCATTCCTAGAAGCTGGCTGTGCGATGACGATGTGGACTGCCAGGACCAATCGGACGAGTCGCCAGAGCGCTGCGGGCGCAACCCCACCCCGCCAGCGAAGTGCTCTCCCAGCGAGATGCAGTGCAGTTCTGGGGAATGCATACACAGGAAGTGGCGCTGTGACGGGGATCCAGACTGCAAGGACGGCAGCGACGAGAAAAACTGCT CTGCCCGTACCTGCAGGCCCGACCAGTTCAAGTGTGATGACGGCAGCTGTATCCATGGCAGCCGACGGTGCAATAGCTTCCGAGATTGTGCAGACGGCACAGATGAAGTCAACTGCAAAAACT TAACTCAGTGTAACGGCCCTGACCAGTTCAAGTGCCGGAGTGGAGAGTGTATTGAGATGAGTAAGGTGTGTAATAAAGCCCGTGACTGTCCTGACTGGAGTGATGAACCCATCAAAGAGTGCA ATATGAATGAATGCCTGCTCAATAACGGAGGCTGCTCGCACATCTGCCGCGACCTAACGATTGGCTACGAGTGCGACTGCACGCCAGGACTCCAGCTCATCGATCGCAAGACCTGCGGTG ATGTCAATGAGTGCCTCAACCCTGGTATATGCAGTCAAATATGTATAAATCTTAAAGGAGGATACAAATGTGAGTGTCACAATGGCTACCAGATGGACCCCACGACTGGAGTTTGCAAGGCTGTAG GTAAAGAGCCCTGTCTTATTTTCACCAATCGAAGAGACATCCGTAAACTAGGACTGGAGCGGAGAGAATATACTCAGATTGTGGAGCAGCTGCGGAACACAGTAGCTGTAGATGCTGACTTCGTTCAGCAAACAATATTCTGGGCTGACCTGGGCCAGAAGGCAATTTTTAG cACAGTGTTAGATAAGCAAGAGGCAAGCCATATGAAAGTGATTGACAACGTTCAGATGCCTGTTGGGATTGCAGTGGACTGGATTTACAAAAACATCTACTGGTCAGACCTAGGCAGTAAGAATATAGCAGTGGCCAATTTTAATGGGACTAGGAGGAAGGTACTGTTTAACAGCGGCCTGAAGGAACCAGCCTCTATTGCTGTAGATCCTCTATCAgg GTTCCTGTATTGGTCGGACTGGGGTGAGCCTGCTAAGATTGAGAAGTCTGGTATGAATGGGATTGACAGACAGGTCCTAGTAGAGACAGACATTCAGTGGCCCAATGGAATCACTCTCG ATCTGATCAAGGGCCGACTCTACTGGGTGGATTCAAAGCTGCACATGCTTTGTAGTGTAGACTTGAATGGAGACAACCGCCGGAAGGTGCTGCAGTCACCAGACTACCTTGCCCACCCTTTCGCCCTTACTGTTTTTGAG GATCGAGTGTTCTGGACAGATGGTGAGAATAAGGCAATCTACGGTGCAAACAAGTTCACAGGATCTGATGTAACTCTGCTTGCCAGCAACCTCAATGAAGCCCAAGACATCATTGTGTACCATGAGCTAATTCAGCTGTCTG GGACCAACTGGTGTAACGAGAAGGTGGAGAATGGAGGCTGTTCCTTCATGTGTCTGCCAGCTCCACAAGTTAACAAACATTCCCCTAAATTCACCTGCGTGTGTCCTCAAGGTCAAACACTCGCCTCAGATGGCCTGCGCTGCAGACCAG AGGCATCTACTGCCGCCCCTCGAGATGTGGGGAGGGTGACCTCTCACCCCAGTCACCCTAAAG aaggAAACATAAGCACGTCCATACATGAAGTAAATTCATCAGCTAAAGGATCTGCTGCAGCCTGGGCTATTCTACCTGTGT TGCTATTAGCCATGGCTGCAGCCGGTGGTTACTTAATGTGGCGCAACTGGCAGATCAAAAATAAGAAGAGCATGAACTTCGATAATCCAGTATATTTGAAGACCACAGAGGAAGACCTCAATATCGATATCAGCAGACACAGCGCTTCTGTAGGCCACACGTACCCTGCT ATTTCGATGGTAAACACAGAAGATGACTTGTCATAA
- the vldlr gene encoding very low-density lipoprotein receptor isoform X4 yields MVTSILWLLILPVCLQLCGFSRASRTECEQSQFQCGNGRCIPSVWQCDGDLDCSDGSDETSCVRKTCAEVDYVCRSGQCIPKRWQCDGEPDCEDGSDESIEMCHTRTCRVNEFSCGVGSTQCIPVFWKCDGEKDCDNGEDEINCGNITCAPLEFTCASGRCVSRNFVCNGEDDCGDGSDEQDCAPASCGPSEVPCGNNTCIPRSWLCDDDVDCQDQSDESPERCGRNPTPPAKCSPSEMQCSSGECIHRKWRCDGDPDCKDGSDEKNCSARTCRPDQFKCDDGSCIHGSRRCNSFRDCADGTDEVNCKNLTQCNGPDQFKCRSGECIEMSKVCNKARDCPDWSDEPIKECNMNECLLNNGGCSHICRDLTIGYECDCTPGLQLIDRKTCGDVNECLNPGICSQICINLKGGYKCECHNGYQMDPTTGVCKAVGKEPCLIFTNRRDIRKLGLERREYTQIVEQLRNTVAVDADFVQQTIFWADLGQKAIFSTVLDKQEASHMKVIDNVQMPVGIAVDWIYKNIYWSDLGSKNIAVANFNGTRRKVLFNSGLKEPASIAVDPLSGFLYWSDWGEPAKIEKSGMNGIDRQVLVETDIQWPNGITLDLIKGRLYWVDSKLHMLCSVDLNGDNRRKVLQSPDYLAHPFALTVFEDRVFWTDGENKAIYGANKFTGSDVTLLASNLNEAQDIIVYHELIQLSGTNWCNEKVENGGCSFMCLPAPQVNKHSPKFTCVCPQGQTLASDGLRCRPEGNISTSIHEVNSSAKGSAAAWAILPVLLLAMAAAGGYLMWRNWQIKNKKSMNFDNPVYLKTTEEDLNIDISRHSASVGHTYPAISMVNTEDDLS; encoded by the exons ATGGTCACGTCTATTCTGTGGCTCCTCATTCTGCCGGtgtgtcttcagctgtgtggaTTTTCGCGCG CTTCCCGAACAGAATGTGAGCAGTCCCAGTTCCAGTGTGGGAACGGCCGGTGCATCCCGTCTGTGTGGCAGTGCGACGGAGACCTGGACTGCTCGGACGGGAGCGACGAGACGTCCTGCG TGAGGAAGACCTGCGCCGAGGTGGACTACGTCTGCCGCAGTGGACAGTGTATTCCCAAGAGATGGCAGTGCGACGGAGAACCAGACTGCGAGGACGGCTCAGACGAGAGCATCGAAATGTGCC ACACGAGGACCTGCCGAGTGAACGAGTTCAGCTGTGGCGTCGGCTCCACACAGTGCATTCCCGTCTTCTGGAAGTGTGACGGTGAGAAGGACTGCGACAACGGAGAGGACGAGATTAACTGTG GTAACATTACATGCGCTCCTCTGGAGTTCACCTGTGCCAGCGGCCGCTGCGTTTCTCGTAATTTCGTCTGTAACGGCGAGGACGACTGCGGGGACGGCAGCGACGAACAGGACTGCGCTCCTGCTTCCTGCGGCCCGAGTGAAGTCCCTTGTGGAAATAATACCTGCATTCCTAGAAGCTGGCTGTGCGATGACGATGTGGACTGCCAGGACCAATCGGACGAGTCGCCAGAGCGCTGCGGGCGCAACCCCACCCCGCCAGCGAAGTGCTCTCCCAGCGAGATGCAGTGCAGTTCTGGGGAATGCATACACAGGAAGTGGCGCTGTGACGGGGATCCAGACTGCAAGGACGGCAGCGACGAGAAAAACTGCT CTGCCCGTACCTGCAGGCCCGACCAGTTCAAGTGTGATGACGGCAGCTGTATCCATGGCAGCCGACGGTGCAATAGCTTCCGAGATTGTGCAGACGGCACAGATGAAGTCAACTGCAAAAACT TAACTCAGTGTAACGGCCCTGACCAGTTCAAGTGCCGGAGTGGAGAGTGTATTGAGATGAGTAAGGTGTGTAATAAAGCCCGTGACTGTCCTGACTGGAGTGATGAACCCATCAAAGAGTGCA ATATGAATGAATGCCTGCTCAATAACGGAGGCTGCTCGCACATCTGCCGCGACCTAACGATTGGCTACGAGTGCGACTGCACGCCAGGACTCCAGCTCATCGATCGCAAGACCTGCGGTG ATGTCAATGAGTGCCTCAACCCTGGTATATGCAGTCAAATATGTATAAATCTTAAAGGAGGATACAAATGTGAGTGTCACAATGGCTACCAGATGGACCCCACGACTGGAGTTTGCAAGGCTGTAG GTAAAGAGCCCTGTCTTATTTTCACCAATCGAAGAGACATCCGTAAACTAGGACTGGAGCGGAGAGAATATACTCAGATTGTGGAGCAGCTGCGGAACACAGTAGCTGTAGATGCTGACTTCGTTCAGCAAACAATATTCTGGGCTGACCTGGGCCAGAAGGCAATTTTTAG cACAGTGTTAGATAAGCAAGAGGCAAGCCATATGAAAGTGATTGACAACGTTCAGATGCCTGTTGGGATTGCAGTGGACTGGATTTACAAAAACATCTACTGGTCAGACCTAGGCAGTAAGAATATAGCAGTGGCCAATTTTAATGGGACTAGGAGGAAGGTACTGTTTAACAGCGGCCTGAAGGAACCAGCCTCTATTGCTGTAGATCCTCTATCAgg GTTCCTGTATTGGTCGGACTGGGGTGAGCCTGCTAAGATTGAGAAGTCTGGTATGAATGGGATTGACAGACAGGTCCTAGTAGAGACAGACATTCAGTGGCCCAATGGAATCACTCTCG ATCTGATCAAGGGCCGACTCTACTGGGTGGATTCAAAGCTGCACATGCTTTGTAGTGTAGACTTGAATGGAGACAACCGCCGGAAGGTGCTGCAGTCACCAGACTACCTTGCCCACCCTTTCGCCCTTACTGTTTTTGAG GATCGAGTGTTCTGGACAGATGGTGAGAATAAGGCAATCTACGGTGCAAACAAGTTCACAGGATCTGATGTAACTCTGCTTGCCAGCAACCTCAATGAAGCCCAAGACATCATTGTGTACCATGAGCTAATTCAGCTGTCTG GGACCAACTGGTGTAACGAGAAGGTGGAGAATGGAGGCTGTTCCTTCATGTGTCTGCCAGCTCCACAAGTTAACAAACATTCCCCTAAATTCACCTGCGTGTGTCCTCAAGGTCAAACACTCGCCTCAGATGGCCTGCGCTGCAGACCAG aaggAAACATAAGCACGTCCATACATGAAGTAAATTCATCAGCTAAAGGATCTGCTGCAGCCTGGGCTATTCTACCTGTGT TGCTATTAGCCATGGCTGCAGCCGGTGGTTACTTAATGTGGCGCAACTGGCAGATCAAAAATAAGAAGAGCATGAACTTCGATAATCCAGTATATTTGAAGACCACAGAGGAAGACCTCAATATCGATATCAGCAGACACAGCGCTTCTGTAGGCCACACGTACCCTGCT ATTTCGATGGTAAACACAGAAGATGACTTGTCATAA
- the vldlr gene encoding very low-density lipoprotein receptor isoform X3: protein MVTSILWLLILPVCLQLCGFSRASRTECEQSQFQCGNGRCIPSVWQCDGDLDCSDGSDETSCVRKTCAEVDYVCRSGQCIPKRWQCDGEPDCEDGSDESIEMCHTRTCRVNEFSCGVGSTQCIPVFWKCDGEKDCDNGEDEINCGNITCAPLEFTCASGRCVSRNFVCNGEDDCGDGSDEQDCAPASCGPSEVPCGNNTCIPRSWLCDDDVDCQDQSDESPERCGRNPTPPAKCSPSEMQCSSGECIHRKWRCDGDPDCKDGSDEKNCSARTCRPDQFKCDDGSCIHGSRRCNSFRDCADGTDEVNCKNLTQCNGPDQFKCRSGECIEMSKVCNKARDCPDWSDEPIKECNMNECLLNNGGCSHICRDLTIGYECDCTPGLQLIDRKTCGDVNECLNPGICSQICINLKGGYKCECHNGYQMDPTTGVCKAVGKEPCLIFTNRRDIRKLGLERREYTQIVEQLRNTVAVDADFVQQTIFWADLGQKAIFSTVLDKQEASHMKVIDNVQMPVGIAVDWIYKNIYWSDLGSKNIAVANFNGTRRKVLFNSGLKEPASIAVDPLSGFLYWSDWGEPAKIEKSGMNGIDRQVLVETDIQWPNGITLDLIKGRLYWVDSKLHMLCSVDLNGDNRRKVLQSPDYLAHPFALTVFEDRVFWTDGENKAIYGANKFTGSDVTLLASNLNEAQDIIVYHELIQLSGTNWCNEKVENGGCSFMCLPAPQVNKHSPKFTCVCPQGQTLASDGLRCRPASAIPKVSSEPVRAEGNISTSIHEVNSSAKGSAAAWAILPVLLLAMAAAGGYLMWRNWQIKNKKSMNFDNPVYLKTTEEDLNIDISRHSASVGHTYPAISMVNTEDDLS, encoded by the exons ATGGTCACGTCTATTCTGTGGCTCCTCATTCTGCCGGtgtgtcttcagctgtgtggaTTTTCGCGCG CTTCCCGAACAGAATGTGAGCAGTCCCAGTTCCAGTGTGGGAACGGCCGGTGCATCCCGTCTGTGTGGCAGTGCGACGGAGACCTGGACTGCTCGGACGGGAGCGACGAGACGTCCTGCG TGAGGAAGACCTGCGCCGAGGTGGACTACGTCTGCCGCAGTGGACAGTGTATTCCCAAGAGATGGCAGTGCGACGGAGAACCAGACTGCGAGGACGGCTCAGACGAGAGCATCGAAATGTGCC ACACGAGGACCTGCCGAGTGAACGAGTTCAGCTGTGGCGTCGGCTCCACACAGTGCATTCCCGTCTTCTGGAAGTGTGACGGTGAGAAGGACTGCGACAACGGAGAGGACGAGATTAACTGTG GTAACATTACATGCGCTCCTCTGGAGTTCACCTGTGCCAGCGGCCGCTGCGTTTCTCGTAATTTCGTCTGTAACGGCGAGGACGACTGCGGGGACGGCAGCGACGAACAGGACTGCGCTCCTGCTTCCTGCGGCCCGAGTGAAGTCCCTTGTGGAAATAATACCTGCATTCCTAGAAGCTGGCTGTGCGATGACGATGTGGACTGCCAGGACCAATCGGACGAGTCGCCAGAGCGCTGCGGGCGCAACCCCACCCCGCCAGCGAAGTGCTCTCCCAGCGAGATGCAGTGCAGTTCTGGGGAATGCATACACAGGAAGTGGCGCTGTGACGGGGATCCAGACTGCAAGGACGGCAGCGACGAGAAAAACTGCT CTGCCCGTACCTGCAGGCCCGACCAGTTCAAGTGTGATGACGGCAGCTGTATCCATGGCAGCCGACGGTGCAATAGCTTCCGAGATTGTGCAGACGGCACAGATGAAGTCAACTGCAAAAACT TAACTCAGTGTAACGGCCCTGACCAGTTCAAGTGCCGGAGTGGAGAGTGTATTGAGATGAGTAAGGTGTGTAATAAAGCCCGTGACTGTCCTGACTGGAGTGATGAACCCATCAAAGAGTGCA ATATGAATGAATGCCTGCTCAATAACGGAGGCTGCTCGCACATCTGCCGCGACCTAACGATTGGCTACGAGTGCGACTGCACGCCAGGACTCCAGCTCATCGATCGCAAGACCTGCGGTG ATGTCAATGAGTGCCTCAACCCTGGTATATGCAGTCAAATATGTATAAATCTTAAAGGAGGATACAAATGTGAGTGTCACAATGGCTACCAGATGGACCCCACGACTGGAGTTTGCAAGGCTGTAG GTAAAGAGCCCTGTCTTATTTTCACCAATCGAAGAGACATCCGTAAACTAGGACTGGAGCGGAGAGAATATACTCAGATTGTGGAGCAGCTGCGGAACACAGTAGCTGTAGATGCTGACTTCGTTCAGCAAACAATATTCTGGGCTGACCTGGGCCAGAAGGCAATTTTTAG cACAGTGTTAGATAAGCAAGAGGCAAGCCATATGAAAGTGATTGACAACGTTCAGATGCCTGTTGGGATTGCAGTGGACTGGATTTACAAAAACATCTACTGGTCAGACCTAGGCAGTAAGAATATAGCAGTGGCCAATTTTAATGGGACTAGGAGGAAGGTACTGTTTAACAGCGGCCTGAAGGAACCAGCCTCTATTGCTGTAGATCCTCTATCAgg GTTCCTGTATTGGTCGGACTGGGGTGAGCCTGCTAAGATTGAGAAGTCTGGTATGAATGGGATTGACAGACAGGTCCTAGTAGAGACAGACATTCAGTGGCCCAATGGAATCACTCTCG ATCTGATCAAGGGCCGACTCTACTGGGTGGATTCAAAGCTGCACATGCTTTGTAGTGTAGACTTGAATGGAGACAACCGCCGGAAGGTGCTGCAGTCACCAGACTACCTTGCCCACCCTTTCGCCCTTACTGTTTTTGAG GATCGAGTGTTCTGGACAGATGGTGAGAATAAGGCAATCTACGGTGCAAACAAGTTCACAGGATCTGATGTAACTCTGCTTGCCAGCAACCTCAATGAAGCCCAAGACATCATTGTGTACCATGAGCTAATTCAGCTGTCTG GGACCAACTGGTGTAACGAGAAGGTGGAGAATGGAGGCTGTTCCTTCATGTGTCTGCCAGCTCCACAAGTTAACAAACATTCCCCTAAATTCACCTGCGTGTGTCCTCAAGGTCAAACACTCGCCTCAGATGGCCTGCGCTGCAGACCAG cttcCGCAATACCGAAGGTTTCCTCTGAACCAGTTCGGGCTG aaggAAACATAAGCACGTCCATACATGAAGTAAATTCATCAGCTAAAGGATCTGCTGCAGCCTGGGCTATTCTACCTGTGT TGCTATTAGCCATGGCTGCAGCCGGTGGTTACTTAATGTGGCGCAACTGGCAGATCAAAAATAAGAAGAGCATGAACTTCGATAATCCAGTATATTTGAAGACCACAGAGGAAGACCTCAATATCGATATCAGCAGACACAGCGCTTCTGTAGGCCACACGTACCCTGCT ATTTCGATGGTAAACACAGAAGATGACTTGTCATAA